The following coding sequences are from one Gimesia sp. window:
- a CDS encoding efflux RND transporter permease subunit gives MLEGLFYRNRRLLILLMALITVAGLSSFYILPRMEDPVLTKRSALVQTRFPGADATRVESLVSEKIEEELREIDEIKELRSISRSGMSTITIELRDDVYEVDEVWSRIRDKIDDARVEFPSGAKEPEFEEMDVKAYALIVALVWDNPNPVNYAVLRRSAKQLEDRLRAVSGTEDIDTFGDPDEEILVEIQPDRVATLGLSVEQIAQQVEASDAKLTAGLLRGQKSDLLIDVDSELNSLARIARTPVQFGSEGHSVQLGDIATIHKGVAQPLSSLVVADGKPAVTLGMFVRDNMRIDHWSQAAKNVIREFEQSLADDVQVQMLFDQNRYVEARLSGLVWNLLFGGLAVIVVIVFMMGWRNALVIGTALPLSAFMVLAGLRMLDIPIHQMSVTGLIIALGLLIDNAIVVVDEVRSKLHARMAPEDAVISTVKHLAVPLLGSTLTTALAFAPIALMPGPAGEFVGSIAISVILAICSSFFLAMTVIPAIAALFADPEEDPEASHWWQVGFSHAGLRNAYSKSLDFLFSKPILGVGLGCILPISGFIVAGSLPEQFFPPADRDQINIELELSAHASLAETRETIAAIREVVLAHPQVRGIEWFLGESAPQFYYNIIAKRENSSNFAQALVQLNSAHGGQELIHELQQELDRKVPHSRVLVRQLEQGPPFDAPIEVRLFGPDLHQLSQSGDELRTILSQTPDVLHHKAELADPLPKLTLKIDEEQARLAGLDHAEVSRQLNAALEGALGGSILEETEELPVRIRVPHDRRGSLDNIASLQLISSKKTPDGQAQYVPLTAIADVRMSSEIAAISHFNGERMNEVQAYIKAGVLPAKVLSDFQKRLQQAGYELPPGYRLEWGGEASKRDDAVGNLMANVGVLMVLMVATLVLSFSSFRVAGLVGAVGILSIGLGLGMLWLFGFPFGFMAIVGSMGLAGVAINDAIVVLAELRANPRASKGDRVVVRDVVLRSTRHVVATSLTTVAGFIPLVLAGGGFWPPLAITIAGGVGGATLLALYFIPSAYILVMCRNCPLRAGAEDPVPEGEGSTLFSKLKDRLPALR, from the coding sequence ATGCTGGAAGGCTTATTCTATCGCAACCGCCGCTTACTGATTCTGCTGATGGCCCTGATTACCGTCGCCGGACTGTCGAGCTTCTATATACTGCCCCGTATGGAAGATCCCGTACTCACCAAACGCTCGGCTCTGGTGCAGACCCGCTTTCCCGGTGCCGATGCTACGCGCGTTGAATCGCTGGTCTCTGAGAAGATCGAAGAAGAACTCCGCGAGATCGACGAGATCAAGGAACTGCGGTCCATCTCCCGCTCGGGAATGTCCACGATTACCATCGAACTCCGCGACGATGTCTACGAGGTAGATGAAGTCTGGTCGCGGATTCGCGATAAAATCGATGATGCCCGTGTCGAGTTCCCCTCGGGAGCGAAAGAGCCCGAATTCGAAGAGATGGACGTCAAAGCCTACGCCCTGATCGTGGCGCTGGTCTGGGATAATCCGAACCCGGTTAACTACGCTGTGCTCCGTCGGTCGGCTAAACAGCTGGAAGATCGCCTGCGGGCCGTTTCCGGCACCGAAGATATCGACACCTTTGGCGATCCCGATGAAGAAATTCTGGTCGAGATTCAACCGGACCGGGTGGCGACGCTTGGATTGAGTGTTGAGCAAATTGCCCAGCAGGTGGAGGCCTCCGATGCCAAGCTGACAGCAGGACTACTCCGGGGACAGAAAAGTGATCTGCTGATCGACGTCGATTCCGAACTCAATTCCCTGGCGCGAATCGCCCGTACTCCGGTGCAGTTCGGCTCGGAAGGACATTCGGTTCAATTGGGAGATATCGCGACGATTCACAAAGGGGTAGCACAGCCCTTGAGCAGCCTGGTGGTCGCTGATGGGAAACCCGCGGTGACCCTGGGAATGTTTGTTCGGGATAATATGCGCATCGATCATTGGAGCCAGGCGGCGAAAAACGTCATTCGCGAGTTTGAACAGTCTCTTGCCGATGATGTGCAGGTGCAGATGCTGTTCGACCAGAACCGCTACGTTGAAGCCCGTCTGAGTGGGCTGGTCTGGAACCTGCTGTTTGGTGGACTGGCTGTAATTGTGGTGATCGTCTTCATGATGGGCTGGCGGAATGCGCTGGTGATTGGCACCGCATTACCACTATCGGCTTTCATGGTTCTCGCAGGACTGCGGATGCTGGACATTCCCATTCACCAGATGTCGGTGACCGGGCTGATTATCGCGCTGGGACTTTTGATCGACAACGCGATTGTAGTGGTCGATGAAGTCCGTTCCAAGCTGCATGCCCGCATGGCTCCCGAAGATGCCGTGATCTCAACGGTCAAGCATCTGGCGGTTCCCCTGCTGGGATCAACTCTGACCACGGCCCTCGCATTTGCACCAATCGCACTCATGCCAGGACCGGCGGGAGAATTTGTGGGCTCGATCGCGATCAGCGTGATTCTGGCTATCTGTAGTTCGTTCTTCCTCGCGATGACGGTCATTCCTGCGATCGCTGCCCTGTTTGCTGACCCTGAAGAAGATCCAGAGGCCAGTCACTGGTGGCAGGTGGGTTTCAGTCATGCGGGATTGCGGAACGCGTATTCGAAATCACTCGATTTTCTGTTTTCCAAACCGATACTCGGAGTCGGTCTGGGTTGCATCCTGCCGATCAGTGGCTTCATTGTGGCCGGTTCTTTGCCCGAACAGTTCTTTCCCCCTGCCGACAGAGATCAGATCAACATCGAGCTGGAACTCAGCGCTCATGCTTCCCTTGCGGAAACGCGGGAGACCATCGCTGCCATCCGTGAGGTGGTCCTTGCGCATCCCCAGGTCAGAGGGATCGAATGGTTTCTGGGGGAGAGTGCTCCTCAGTTCTATTACAACATCATCGCCAAGCGGGAGAACAGTTCCAATTTCGCCCAGGCACTGGTGCAACTCAACTCAGCGCACGGCGGACAGGAGCTGATTCACGAACTGCAGCAGGAGTTAGATCGAAAAGTACCGCATTCGCGGGTCCTCGTCCGTCAGCTGGAGCAGGGGCCTCCTTTCGATGCGCCGATTGAAGTCCGTTTGTTTGGGCCCGACCTGCATCAACTCAGCCAGAGTGGCGATGAACTTCGCACCATACTCAGTCAGACACCTGATGTCCTGCACCACAAAGCGGAGTTGGCCGACCCGCTTCCGAAACTCACACTCAAGATTGATGAAGAGCAGGCACGGCTCGCGGGGCTGGACCATGCTGAGGTTTCACGGCAGCTCAATGCGGCCCTAGAAGGGGCTTTGGGGGGCAGCATCCTGGAAGAGACTGAGGAACTGCCGGTGCGAATTCGCGTACCTCACGACCGCCGGGGATCGCTTGATAATATTGCATCACTGCAGCTGATCTCCAGTAAGAAGACCCCTGACGGTCAGGCACAGTATGTTCCCCTGACTGCAATTGCCGATGTCAGAATGTCGTCCGAGATCGCAGCGATCTCCCATTTCAACGGGGAACGCATGAACGAGGTGCAAGCTTATATCAAAGCCGGTGTGCTACCCGCAAAGGTGCTGTCTGATTTTCAGAAACGACTGCAGCAGGCCGGCTATGAACTCCCGCCCGGCTATCGCCTGGAATGGGGTGGGGAGGCTTCCAAGCGGGATGATGCTGTCGGAAACCTGATGGCCAACGTTGGCGTGCTGATGGTGTTAATGGTTGCCACACTGGTGCTCTCGTTTTCCTCGTTTCGGGTCGCAGGACTGGTGGGGGCCGTTGGGATCCTCTCGATCGGTCTGGGGCTGGGCATGCTCTGGCTGTTCGGTTTTCCCTTCGGTTTTATGGCGATCGTCGGTTCTATGGGTCTGGCAGGGGTCGCGATTAATGATGCCATCGTGGTGCTGGCGGAACTTCGCGCGAATCCACGGGCCAGCAAAGGGGATCGGGTTGTCGTCCGCGATGTTGTTCTGCGTTCAACGCGGCACGTCGTCGCGACCTCCCTGACGACGGTCGCTGGATTCATTCCCCTGGTGCTGGCGGGAGGCGGCTTCTGGCCTCCCCTGGCGATTACGATCGCGGGGGGCGTCGGTGGAGCGACCTTACTGGCACTCTACTTCATCCCCTCGGCCTACATTCTGGTGATGTGTCGCAATTGTCCTCTGCGGGCAGGCGCAGAAGATCCGGTTCCCGAAGGAGAGGGCTCCACACTCTTCTCGAAGCTTAAAGACCGCTTACCTGCTTTACGATAA